Below is a window of Longimicrobiaceae bacterium DNA.
GTCGCCCCCGTCCCCACGTTCCAGGTGTCCAGGTGCCCCCCGACGATCACCACCTCGTCGCGCAGGCGCGGGTCGCTCCCGGGGATCTCGGCCACGACGTTGTAGCTCTGCGGGGCCGCGGGCGTGGTCCGCGTCCGCAGCTCCACCTCCAGCACCGGCGCCCCGCCGAGCCGGACCAGGTTGGCGAGGCGCGCGTAGTCCCAGGCGTCCACCACGAAAGCGGGGACGGCGCCGCTTACGTCGCTGTCGGCCGCCTGGTAGCCGGAGACGCCCACCGCGTGCGGGCTGCGGGCGGGCTCCAGGAGCGCGGCCACCCCCTCCTCGCGCAGCAGGGCCGCGAGGCGGTTCCGCTGGCGCACCCGGTCCGCGTAGCCGCCGGAATCGTCCGCGTAGTCGCGTGGGGATCCGGGGTCGGTGAGCCCCGCGATCGAGTCGAGCTGCGCCTGGGTGAAGCGGCGCCCGGTGGGGGCGAAGCGGGTGGTGTCGATGACCGCCTCGCCGTTCATCACGATCCTGCCGCGGAGCTGCCCCCGGTACCGCGCCAGGTCCGCCTCGTTGCGGATGGAGACGAGCACCGGCTCCCCGCGGACGACGCCCTCGGTAGCCGGGCTCCACGCCTTGGGGTAGGCGACGATGCGCGCGTAGTACGGCGACACCAGCTCCACCGAGTGGCGCGTGGTCTCCCAGCCGATGCCCCGGCGCGTCCCCCAGGGCTCCAGCGCGGCGTTCGCCAGCCCGAAGGCGGTCATCCGGTCGCGCGCCCACTCGGCCGCGCGGAGGTACTGCGGCGACCCGGCCAGCCGGGGCCCGATCACGTCGGAGAGGTAGACGGCCGTCTCCATTACGCGGGAGCGGTTCATCCCCTCGTCGCGGATGCGGGCGTTGACCCGCGCGTCCACCCGCTCGGCGGCGGGTGCGGCGGGCGCCTGCTGCGCGAGCGTGGGCGCGGGCCCCGCGAGGAGGGCCAGGAGGAGGAGGCTGCTGCGGGTTCGTTTCATGATGGATGATGCTGCGGGAGCGGGGCGCGTCCGCCGCGGACGCGCCACAAGATGCGGGACGATAGCCGCGCGGGGCGGGGCATGTCCACCCCGCGGGTCACGTCGGCGAGGGGCGGAGCGTGAGGAGGCGGATCTCCTGGCTCCCGGCCGGCGCATAGTCCGCGGCTTCGCGGACGCGCTCCTCCTCCACCCTCCACCCGGCCCCCTCCATCCGCTCCACGAAGGCGGAGCGGTAGACCCGCCCAGGATCGGCGACGACGGCGCTCCCCCCGGGCGCCACCAGGCGGCGGAGCGCGAGCGCCAGCGTCTCCGCGTTGCGCATCTCGTAGAGCACGTCCGCCGCGACCACACTCGGGAAGCGGCCCAGCTCCTCCGGGATCTCCCGCCAGTCGAGCGGCGCCGTGCGCAGCGGCGGGAGCCCGTTGCGCTCCGCGTTGGCGCGGGCGAAGAGGAGCGCATCGGCGTACCAGTCGGTGGCGAGCACGTCCACGCCGCGTGACAGGAGCACGAGCGACGGGAGCGCCACCCCGCACCCCAGCTCCAGCACGGGCCCGGGGGGCACCGGGGCGTCGAGGAGGCGGCGGGCGAGGGCGCGCGCGGAGGGCCACAGGTCCGCCCAGTACGGCAGCCGCTCGTCGACGTCGAACTCCGCCTCGTCGATCAGCTCGTCCGCCGCGTCGGGAAGCAGGATCTCCAGCGAGAGCCCCCCGTGCACGAAGGGCTCGGTGCGCACGGCGAAGCGGCGGCGAAGCTCGGCTTCGAGGTTCAATGGCAGGGGACAGGTTACAGGGGCCAGCCGGGAAAAAGGCGGGTCCTGGCGTTGGCGCGCAGGGTCGTCGGCGGGGCGCTCCCTCCGGAAACGCCACACCCGAAGGGACTCGCTTGCGAGCACTCGCTTCGCTCGGACACGAGGCGTTTCCTCCGGGAGCACCCCACCTCCTCCCGGTCACCACCTCCGCGAGGGTCCCGAACGGCAGTTGCCGTTCACCCCTCTCCCGCTTGCGGGGGAGGGGCCGGGGGAGGGGGCCCAGCCGGGGACACGCCCAAACCCCGCTCTCCCCACGTCTTGCCTCGAAACTAACGAACCGGGTACCTTTGACCTGCGCGAAAGTACCCCCGGTGCAGCCTGTCCGAAAGCCCCGAATGGCCCGCTCCTTCGAACGCCGCCTGCGGACCGCGCTGGTCCTGTTCTCCATCCTCCCGTCGCTCCTGCTGCTGGGCGCCGGGACGTACCTGCTGTCCGCCACGGTCGCGCGCACGGACTCGCTGCAGGCGTGGGAGCGGATCGCCGGGAGCGGCCGGGAGCTGGTGGAGCACGCGGAGGCGGCGGGCGACCCGGCGCTCGCCCGGGCGGCGGCCCGCCACCGCGCGGAGCTGTCCGCCTCGCTGACGCAGGCGCGCCGGTGGGAGTGGCTGCTGCGGCGCGCCATGGTGGCGGTCCCCGTAGCGGCGGTGGTGCTGGGGGCGTTCCTCGCCTGGCTGGCGTTCCGCGTCTCCGGCGGGATCGCGCGGGAGCTTTCGCGGCCGGTGGCGGAGCTGGTGGGATGGGCGGGGCGCATCGGGCGCGGGGAGGCGCTCCCCTTGCCCTCCCCCGACCGCCCCGCCACGGAGGGTGAGTTCGGGATCCTCCGCTCCGCCTTCCGGCAGATGGAGGCGGAGCTGGCCGCCTCTCGCGCGCGCGCCCTGGAGGCGGAGCGGATGCGCACCTGGGTGTCCATGGCGCGCAGCGTGGCCCACGAGCTGAAGAACCCGCTCACCCCCATGCGCCTGGCGCTGCGCTCGCTGGAGGCGCAGCCGGCCACCCCCGGAGGCCGGGAGGCGCTGGAGGTGATCGCCGCGGAGTCGGCGCGGCTGGAGGAGCTGGCCCGCTCGTTCGCGCAGTTCGGGCGCCTCCCGGAGGGGCCCACCAGCGAGATCGACCTCCCGGAGATGCTGGACTACCTCCTCCGCACGCACCTCCCCCCGGAGGTGGCGGGGCGGCTCCGCGCGCCCGTGGACCTCCCCCCCGTGCACGGCCACTACGACGCCCTCTCGCGCGCCTTCGCGAACCTCCTCCTGAACGCCGCGGACGCGGTGGGCGGGGAGGGGTCGGTCACGGTGGTGGCCCGCACGCTCGGCGAGGCGATCGAGGTGCGGGTGACGGACACCGGCCCCGGGATCCCCGCCGAGCACCTGGAGCGGATCTGGGAGCCGGACTTCACCACCAAGTCGCGCGGGACGGGGCTGGGTCTGGCGCTGGTCCGCCAGACGGTGCAGGCACACGGCGGGGAGGTGGCGGCCCGCACCCGCGCCGAGGGCGGCGCCGAGTTCCGCGTCCTCCTCCCGGCGCGTGGGTCGCGTGCGGCCCTCCCCGTGGCGGGCGCGCGCGACGCGGAAACCCCCGGGGCCCCTCCGGCGTAGAAGGGGCGCGGCCGCCTTCCGGCGGTCCCGCCGCCCCCGCCCGCACGCGACCTCCATGTCGACCATCCTGATCGCCGACGACGAGCCGAACATCCGCCGGATGCTCGGAAGCCTCCTCCGCGCCGAAGGGTTCCGGGTCCGCGAGACCGGCACCGCCAAGGGCGCCCTCGCGGAAGTGCTCTCCGAAGAGCCCGACGCGGCGCTCATGGACATGTACATGCCCGAGGAGACCGGGCTGGACGTCCTCCCCCGCATCCAGGAGGCCGCGCCCGACCTCCCGGTGGTGATGATGAGCGGGCGCGCCACCCTTTCCGACGCGGTGCGCGCCACCAAGCTGGGCGCCT
It encodes the following:
- a CDS encoding M20/M25/M40 family metallo-hydrolase yields the protein MKRTRSSLLLLALLAGPAPTLAQQAPAAPAAERVDARVNARIRDEGMNRSRVMETAVYLSDVIGPRLAGSPQYLRAAEWARDRMTAFGLANAALEPWGTRRGIGWETTRHSVELVSPYYARIVAYPKAWSPATEGVVRGEPVLVSIRNEADLARYRGQLRGRIVMNGEAVIDTTRFAPTGRRFTQAQLDSIAGLTDPGSPRDYADDSGGYADRVRQRNRLAALLREEGVAALLEPARSPHAVGVSGYQAADSDVSGAVPAFVVDAWDYARLANLVRLGGAPVLEVELRTRTTPAAPQSYNVVAEIPGSDPRLRDEVVIVGGHLDTWNVGTGATDNAAGVAVAMEAARILRAVGAKPRRTIRVALWDAEEHEDYFGSGGYVRRHYGDPETGRTLAGQRKVSGYFNVDNGAGRIRGIYLQGNEAVRPVFSAYLEPFRDLGAANVTLKNAGSTDHMPFVGVGIPAFTFIQDPLDYHTRTHHTNKDVAAALLEGDLKQAAVVVASVLYHTANRDEMLPRR
- a CDS encoding HAMP domain-containing sensor histidine kinase, yielding MARSFERRLRTALVLFSILPSLLLLGAGTYLLSATVARTDSLQAWERIAGSGRELVEHAEAAGDPALARAAARHRAELSASLTQARRWEWLLRRAMVAVPVAAVVLGAFLAWLAFRVSGGIARELSRPVAELVGWAGRIGRGEALPLPSPDRPATEGEFGILRSAFRQMEAELAASRARALEAERMRTWVSMARSVAHELKNPLTPMRLALRSLEAQPATPGGREALEVIAAESARLEELARSFAQFGRLPEGPTSEIDLPEMLDYLLRTHLPPEVAGRLRAPVDLPPVHGHYDALSRAFANLLLNAADAVGGEGSVTVVARTLGEAIEVRVTDTGPGIPAEHLERIWEPDFTTKSRGTGLGLALVRQTVQAHGGEVAARTRAEGGAEFRVLLPARGSRAALPVAGARDAETPGAPPA
- a CDS encoding methyltransferase domain-containing protein; translated protein: MNLEAELRRRFAVRTEPFVHGGLSLEILLPDAADELIDEAEFDVDERLPYWADLWPSARALARRLLDAPVPPGPVLELGCGVALPSLVLLSRGVDVLATDWYADALLFARANAERNGLPPLRTAPLDWREIPEELGRFPSVVAADVLYEMRNAETLALALRRLVAPGGSAVVADPGRVYRSAFVERMEGAGWRVEEERVREAADYAPAGSQEIRLLTLRPSPT